A single region of the Drosophila takahashii strain IR98-3 E-12201 chromosome 2R, DtakHiC1v2, whole genome shotgun sequence genome encodes:
- the Lst gene encoding uncharacterized protein Lst yields MMFAYTLKVSSVILVVLSAMALAAPQLQEVPHALLDIETPNQFSYNSPLANRDSLQSKPYFDFLSTLYAHDTAKSNLFRPYSGRQRREVQKLDRPRRAIVFRPLFVYKQQEIRRQEIKDRQAERRHDLNRIYRL; encoded by the exons ATGATGTTTGCATACACTTTGAAA GTTTCCTCCGTGATCCTGGTGGTCCTGTCGGCGATGGCATTGGCAGCGCCCCAGCTGCAGGAGGTTCCCCACGCCCTGCTGGACATCGAGACGCCCAATCAGTTCAGCTACAATTCCCCGCTGGCCAACCGGGATAGCCTGCAATCGAAGCCGTACTTCGACTTCCTGAGCACCCTCTACGCCCACGACACGGCCAAGTCGAACCTGTTTAGGCCCTATTCCGGCCGCCAGCGAAGGGAGGTCCAGAAGCTGGATCGTCCTCGCAGGGCCATCGTCTTCCGGCCCCTGTTCGTCTACAAGCAGCAGGAGATCCGCAGGCAGGAGATCAAGGACAGGCAGGCCGAGAGACGCCACGACCTCAACCGAATCTACCGGCTGTAG
- the LOC108060602 gene encoding venom protease, whose product MHVIFGILLILGVLRNSLSEFCDNGTGECKDLTATDCPAVFFNLPLIGRLVKYCDEFNDIVCCPLPLNMQSQSQQFSGNFGLRRYEKECRRYNEIRASCRSTPFIVGGAKAAGREFPFMALLGQRGKNSSQIDWDCGGTLIHPKFVLTAAHCLETSETKEQRLDPSYDCPKYVVRLGELDYKSDSDDAQPQDFRVVNYVVHPAYGEDDDTGSRKNDIALVELEREAIFNEYVAPACLPLASGNDHLRVTAAGWGATSEGGHSSSHLLKVTLERFDENQCSQRLEHKIDVRTQLCAGSRNTSADTCYGDSGGPVFVQHPTYSCLKQVIGITSYGLVCGVQGLPSVYTRVHLYTDWIENIVWGE is encoded by the exons ATGCATGTGATTTTTGGGATCCTGTTGATCTTGGGAGTTCTAAGAAATTCTTTATCGGAATTCTGTGATAATGGAACTGGGGAGTGTAAGGATCTGACAGCAACAGATTGCCCGGCTGTATTTTTCAACCTGCCTTTAATTGGACGCCTTGTGAAATATTGCGACGAGTTCAACGACATCGTCTGCTGTCCCCTGCCACTTAATATGCAAAGCCAGTCGCAGCAATTCTCCGGAAACTTTGGCCTCAGGAGATACGAAAAGG AGTGTCGTCGCTATAACGAGATAAGGGCTTCCTGCCGTTCCACACCATTTATTGTGGGTGGCGCCAAGGCCGCTGGCCGGGAATTCCCCTTCATGGCGCTACTTGGTCAGCGTGGGAAAAACTCCTCGCAAATCGACTGGGACTGCGGTGGCACACTTATCCATCCCAAGTTCGTGCTAACCGCCGCCCACTGCTTGGAGACCAGCGA GACCAAGGAACAGCGTCTGGATCCCAGTTACGATTGCCCCAAATATGTGGTTCGATTGGGGGAACTGGACTACAAAAGCGACTCGGATGATGCTCAGCCGCAGGACTTCCGGGTGGTAAACTATGTGGTTCACCCAGCCTATGGTGAGGATGATGACACTGGGAGTCGCAAGAACGACATTGCCCTTGTGGAATTGGAAAGGGAGGCGATTTTCAACGAGTATGTGGCACCTGCCTGCCTTCCACTGGCCAGTGGAAATGATCATCTCCGGGTAACAGCCGCAGGATGGGGAGCCACATCGGAGGGAGGACACTCCTCCTCGCATCTCCTCAAAGTCACCCTGGAAAGATTCGATGAGAATCAGTGCAGCCAGCGGCTGGAGCATAAAATCGATGTGCGTACCCAACTGTGTGCAGGCTCTCGGAACACCAGTGCGGATACTTGTTATGGCGACTCCGGCGGCCCCGTCTTCGTCCAGCATCCCACGTACTCCTGCCTCAAGCAGGTCATCGGCATCACCTCATACGGACTGGTCTGCGGTGTCCAGGGATTGCCCAGTGTTTACACCAGAGTCCATCTCTACACCGACTGGATCGAGAATATCGTGTGGGGCGAGTAG
- the Cdk4 gene encoding cyclin-dependent kinase 4 translates to MSLSPQLKRQKMSQGKKFGDGDPFNYQELNIIGTGAYGTVYRARDVITGNIVALKKVRISLNENGVPMSTLREISLLKQLNASNHANIVKLFEVCQFLERDGQLLILLVFEHLEQDLSDLIDRLPKSGMSPATIQRLSRELLTGVDFLHSHRIIHRDLKPQNLLVSSQGHLKIADFGLAKTYGSEMKLTSVVVTLWYRAPEVLLAQPYNSTVDIWSAACIIFEMFNRRALFPGTSEKNQLDRIFELTGRPTEQQWPQTISVALEHFPQRHPKRPKDFCPLLCEYADDLLNQMLSYDLHLRPSALACLEHEYFQQEPL, encoded by the exons ATGTCACTATCACCTCAGCTCAAGCGACAGAAAATGTCCCAGGGGAAAAAGTTCGGCGATGGAGATCCATTTAATTACCAGGAGCTGAACATCATCGGCACAG GTGCTTATGGAACTGTCTACAGAGCCCGAGATGTGATCACCGGTAATATAGTGGCGCTGAAGAAGGTCAGGATCTCGCTGAATGAGAATGGAGTTCCCATGTCCACGCTGCGGGAAATTTCGCTACTTAAACAGCTGAATGCCAGCAATCATGCAAATATCGTCAA ACTGTTCGAAGTATGCCAGTTTCTAGAGCGCGATGGGCAACTTTTGATACTTTTGGTTTTCGAGCACCTGGAGCAGGATCTTTCGGATCTGATCGACAGACTACCCAAATCGGGAATGTCGCCGGCTACAATTCAG CGCCTTTCTCGGGAACTACTAACTGGTGTGGACTTTCTGCACTCACATCGTATTATCCATCGGGATCTGAAGCCCCAGAATCTGCTGGTCTCCTCGCAGGGTCACCTGAAGATAGCCGATTTTGGCCTGGCCAAGACCTACGGATCGGAAATGAAGCTCACCTCGGTGGTGGTGACCCTGTGGTACCGGGCCCCCGAAGTTCTGCTTGCCCAGCCCTATAATAGCACCGTGGACATCTGGAGTGCTGCCTGCATTATCTTCGAGATGTTCAACCGCAGGGCTCTGTTCCCGGGAACCTCTGAAAAGAACCAGCTGGACCGCATCTTCGA aCTTACTGGTCGACCCACTGAGCAGCAATGGCCGCAGACTATTTCAGTGGCCCTGGAACATTTTCCCCAGCGGCATCCAAAGAGACCAAAAGACTTTTGCCCACTTCTGTGCGAATACGCCGATGATCTATTGAAT CAAATGTTATCCTACGACCTCCATCTGCGACCTTCCGCCTTGGCTTGCCTGGAGCACGAGTACTTCCAGCAGGAGCCACTATAG
- the RpLP2 gene encoding large ribosomal subunit protein P2, translated as MRYVAAYLLAVLGGKDSPANGDLEKILSSVGIEVDAERLTKVIKELAGKSIEELIKEGREKLSSMPVGGGGAVAAAEAPAAAAGGDKKEAKKEEKKEESESEDDDMGFALFE; from the coding sequence ATGCGTTACGTGGCTGCTTACCTTCTGGCTGTCCTCGGCGGCAAGGACTCGCCCGCCAACGGCGACCTGGAGAAGATCCTCAGCTCCGTGGGCATCGAGGTCGACGCCGAGCGTCTGACCAAGGTCATCAAGGAGCTGGCCGGCAAGAGCATCGAGGAGCTGATCAAGGAGGGCCGCGAGAAGCTCTCCTCCATGCCCGTGGGAGGTGGTGGCGCCGTGGCCGCCGCCGAGGCccccgctgccgccgccggcgGCGACAAGAAGGAGGCCAAGAAGGAGGAGAAGAAGGAGGAGTCCGAGTCCGAGGACGACGACATGGGCTTCGCTCTCTTCGAATAA